A portion of the Nitrospira defluvii genome contains these proteins:
- a CDS encoding NAD(P)-dependent oxidoreductase has translation MKVALLGTGLLGEAVAERLHAAGHSLSVYNRSVEKTHALRQRGIRIAPTASAAMSKAQVVLLLLADAAAIHAVLFDPCTSAEINGRMVIQMGTIGPSESRSIDAEVTRLGGRYLEAPVLGSITEAKAGTLLIMVGGMPEYYAEWTPLLQILGADVRLIGPVGKAAVMKLALNQLIATEMAAFALSFGLIREGGVDRDTFMDILRKSALYAPMFDKKLPRLAKRQYEQPNFSTRHLLKDVDLFLAAAEQARLSTDGLQGVRSLLTDTIAHGLGEVDYSALYERVDPEEGHNR, from the coding sequence ATGAAGGTCGCGCTGCTGGGGACAGGATTGTTGGGCGAGGCGGTCGCGGAGCGGCTGCATGCCGCGGGGCATTCCCTCTCGGTCTATAACCGTTCCGTCGAGAAGACCCATGCCCTCCGGCAACGCGGCATCCGTATCGCGCCGACTGCCTCAGCAGCCATGTCCAAGGCACAGGTGGTCTTACTCCTGCTGGCGGACGCAGCCGCCATCCATGCCGTTCTGTTTGATCCCTGTACGAGTGCCGAGATCAACGGGCGTATGGTGATCCAGATGGGGACGATCGGGCCGTCGGAAAGCCGCTCGATTGACGCAGAGGTCACGCGGCTTGGCGGTCGCTACCTCGAGGCGCCGGTCCTTGGGAGCATCACGGAGGCCAAGGCAGGCACGCTGCTGATCATGGTCGGCGGGATGCCGGAGTACTATGCCGAATGGACGCCGTTGCTTCAGATCTTGGGGGCAGATGTGCGCCTGATCGGGCCGGTGGGAAAAGCCGCCGTCATGAAACTCGCGCTCAATCAGCTGATCGCCACAGAGATGGCTGCCTTCGCCCTCAGCTTCGGACTGATTCGCGAAGGCGGTGTTGATCGGGACACCTTCATGGACATCCTACGAAAAAGCGCCCTGTATGCCCCGATGTTCGACAAGAAACTCCCGCGACTGGCGAAGCGACAGTACGAACAGCCGAACTTCTCAACCCGGCATCTCCTCAAAGATGTCGATTTGTTTTTGGCAGCGGCCGAACAGGCGCGTCTCTCAACGGACGGGCTTCAGGGAGTGCGATCGCTGCTCACCGACACGATCGCCCATGGTTTGGGAGAGGTGGACTATTCCGCACTGTATGAGCGAGTGGATCCGGAGGAAGGGCACAACAGATAA
- the corA gene encoding magnesium/cobalt transporter CorA — MTMKLKHKHSRKAGLPPGTLVHIGEKKSDAVTITVYEYGEGQFQERSVAKPDEVILTGEPTVRWVDVGGIHKMEVLETFGKMFGLHPLLLEDIANTDQRPKLDDYGTYGYVVLKMLYEGQHEGDINVEQVSLVFGENYVLSFQENGGDVFQGVKERLRNGKGRLRHAGADYLLYALMDSIVDRYFVILESLGEKIELLQDVCVTNPGPETLRDIHALKRQLLYFRRSVWPLRDLMNNLSRSDGQFLQGSTKVFFRDVYDHIIQIGDTVETLREMVSSMMEVYLSSVSYRLNGVMKVLTIITTIFMPLSFIASIYGMNFEHMPELKSPWGYPAVLGVMAATGLAMLYFFKQKKWL, encoded by the coding sequence ATGACGATGAAATTGAAGCACAAACATTCCCGTAAGGCGGGACTGCCGCCTGGTACGCTGGTCCACATCGGCGAGAAAAAGTCGGACGCCGTCACCATTACCGTCTATGAGTATGGCGAAGGTCAGTTCCAGGAGCGATCGGTGGCCAAGCCGGACGAGGTCATCTTGACGGGTGAGCCGACTGTTCGCTGGGTCGACGTTGGGGGCATCCATAAGATGGAGGTGCTGGAGACGTTCGGGAAAATGTTCGGCCTCCACCCGCTGCTGCTGGAAGATATCGCGAATACCGACCAACGTCCAAAACTCGACGACTACGGCACCTACGGCTATGTGGTGTTGAAGATGCTCTACGAGGGGCAGCACGAAGGCGACATCAATGTTGAGCAGGTCAGCCTGGTGTTCGGGGAAAATTATGTGCTGTCGTTTCAGGAAAACGGCGGCGATGTGTTTCAAGGCGTGAAGGAACGGCTGCGGAACGGCAAAGGGCGTTTACGCCATGCGGGCGCCGACTATCTCCTGTATGCGCTGATGGATTCGATCGTGGATCGCTATTTCGTCATCCTGGAAAGCCTGGGAGAAAAAATCGAGCTGCTGCAGGATGTGTGTGTGACCAATCCCGGCCCGGAAACCCTGCGGGATATCCACGCCCTCAAACGGCAGCTCCTGTACTTCCGACGCTCGGTCTGGCCGTTGCGCGACCTGATGAACAACCTCTCGCGGTCGGATGGTCAGTTTTTGCAGGGCTCTACCAAGGTCTTTTTTCGCGATGTCTACGATCACATCATTCAGATCGGCGACACGGTCGAGACGCTGCGGGAAATGGTGTCGTCGATGATGGAAGTCTATTTGTCGAGCGTCAGCTACCGGCTGAACGGTGTCATGAAAGTGCTCACGATCATTACGACGATTTTTATGCCGCTCAGTTTTATTGCCAGCATCTACGGCATGAATTTCGAGCATATGCCGGAACTGAAATCCCCTTGGGGTTATCCGGCGGTGTTGGGCGTCATGGCCGCGACAGGGTTGGCGATGTTGTACTTCTTCAAACAGAAGAAGTGGCTCTGA
- the leuD gene encoding 3-isopropylmalate dehydratase small subunit — MDAFTTLTGLVAPLDRLNVDTDQIIPKQFLKTIKRTGLREGLFYDWRRRKDGSQDPEFFLNQPHYQQASILLTRDNFGCGSSREHAPWALLDQGFRCILAPSFADIFYNNCFQNGILPVVLQGSEIQALFDGVAAHDGYRLTIDLAAQQVTTPEGTTYHFEIDPFRKDCLYRGLDAIGLTLQHAAQIGAYEQRRRTQAPWLFQDVR; from the coding sequence ATGGACGCATTCACAACACTCACCGGCCTGGTCGCTCCGTTGGACCGGCTGAACGTCGATACCGATCAGATCATTCCGAAACAGTTTTTGAAAACGATCAAGCGCACCGGGTTGCGGGAAGGGTTATTCTACGATTGGCGGCGGCGGAAGGATGGATCGCAGGATCCTGAGTTCTTCCTGAACCAGCCGCACTATCAACAGGCCTCGATTCTGCTGACGCGGGATAACTTCGGCTGCGGCTCCTCGCGTGAACATGCTCCCTGGGCGCTGCTCGACCAGGGATTCCGGTGTATTCTCGCGCCTAGCTTCGCCGACATTTTTTACAACAACTGTTTCCAGAACGGCATTCTTCCGGTGGTCCTGCAAGGCTCAGAGATTCAAGCCCTCTTCGACGGCGTGGCGGCGCATGACGGCTACCGATTGACCATCGACCTGGCGGCGCAGCAGGTGACGACGCCTGAGGGCACTACCTATCACTTCGAGATCGACCCCTTTCGAAAAGACTGTCTGTATCGCGGATTGGATGCGATCGGCTTGACGCTGCAGCACGCGGCCCAGATCGGAGCGTACGAACAACGCCGCCGCACACAAGCCCCCTGGTTGTTTCAAGACGTGAGGTAA
- a CDS encoding 3'(2'),5'-bisphosphate nucleotidase CysQ yields MDRELALLSEAMQQAGREALRLSAAGFDTYTKADHSPVTSADLAVNRILHDRLSAAFPDDGWLSEETTDNDERLSRTRVWIVDPIDGTRAFVRGLPEYCLSVALVEQGSPVVAVIFNPSTGEFFSAIRGGGFRMERVFVPALPPFASDERPLVLVNPWELRVGRFEGLEPHVRCRPIGSIAYALALVAAGQADAAITLNGGNEWDIAAGVLLIEESGGQATTPTGQPFAFNRSDPRLSGTLAIGSSLSAPVRAQVIRHSVVQAGTRSSTP; encoded by the coding sequence ATGGATCGTGAACTCGCCCTGCTGTCGGAGGCCATGCAGCAGGCCGGACGAGAAGCGCTTCGCCTCTCGGCGGCCGGCTTTGACACGTACACGAAGGCGGACCATTCACCGGTGACCTCCGCCGACCTCGCCGTCAATCGCATCCTGCACGACCGGTTGTCGGCCGCCTTTCCTGACGACGGCTGGCTGTCGGAGGAAACCACTGACAATGATGAACGGCTGAGCAGAACACGTGTGTGGATTGTCGATCCGATCGACGGCACGCGTGCCTTCGTACGCGGCCTGCCGGAATATTGCCTGTCGGTGGCCCTGGTCGAACAAGGCTCGCCGGTCGTCGCCGTAATCTTCAATCCGTCGACCGGTGAATTCTTCTCGGCCATACGTGGAGGCGGCTTCCGGATGGAGCGCGTCTTCGTGCCTGCGCTGCCTCCATTTGCCTCGGACGAGCGGCCGCTTGTGCTCGTCAATCCCTGGGAACTGCGAGTCGGCCGATTTGAAGGCCTTGAACCTCATGTTCGATGCCGCCCCATCGGTTCCATTGCCTACGCCCTCGCGCTGGTCGCAGCCGGACAAGCCGATGCGGCCATCACGCTCAACGGCGGCAACGAGTGGGACATTGCCGCCGGCGTCCTCCTCATTGAGGAAAGCGGGGGACAGGCCACGACCCCGACCGGCCAGCCGTTTGCCTTCAACCGTTCCGATCCGAGACTGTCGGGCACCTTGGCGATCGGGTCGAGCCTGTCGGCACCGGTACGCGCACAGGTCATCCGCCATAGCGTCGTACAGGCCGGCACTCGTTCGTCCACACCCTAA
- the leuC gene encoding 3-isopropylmalate dehydratase large subunit, producing MAAQTLFEKIWNDHVVRAESDGTTLLYIDRHLVHEVTSPQAFEGLTVAGRTPRRPGAALAVPDHNVPTTDRRVAIADPISAKQIQTLEDNCNTFGITLFGMNDIRQGVVHVIGPEQGFTLPGMTIVCGDSHTSTHGAFGALAFGIGTSEVEHVLATQCLVQKRPKTMEVRVDGQLSPRCSAKDVILTIIGKIGTAGGTGYVIEYTGAAIRALSMEGRMTLCNMSIEGGARAGMVAPDDTTFTYIKGRPMAPKGALWDQAVAAWRQLHTDTGAKYDAVVELRAETIAPQVTWGTSPGMVTGVDGTVPDPRTMGDEKLRQATERAIEYMALKPGMPIRDIKIDKVFIGSCTNSRIEDLRLAASFAKGKKVAGSVHAMVVPGSGLVKRQAEQEGLDRIFKDSGFEWREAGCSMCLAMNADVLQPGERCASTSNRNFEGRQGAGGRTHLVSPAMAVAAAIEGHFVDIRQWS from the coding sequence ATGGCAGCACAGACACTGTTCGAAAAAATTTGGAACGACCATGTGGTTCGAGCCGAGTCCGACGGGACCACGTTGCTCTATATCGACCGCCATTTGGTGCACGAAGTGACCTCGCCGCAGGCATTCGAAGGGTTGACGGTCGCGGGTCGTACCCCTCGTCGTCCCGGCGCCGCACTCGCCGTTCCCGACCACAACGTCCCGACGACCGATCGCCGCGTGGCGATCGCCGATCCGATCAGCGCCAAACAAATCCAAACGTTGGAAGATAACTGCAACACGTTCGGCATTACCCTCTTCGGGATGAATGATATCCGGCAAGGCGTGGTCCATGTCATCGGCCCTGAGCAAGGATTCACGCTCCCGGGCATGACGATCGTCTGCGGCGATTCCCACACCTCAACCCACGGCGCCTTCGGCGCGCTCGCATTCGGCATCGGCACCAGCGAAGTCGAACATGTGCTGGCGACGCAATGTCTGGTGCAGAAGCGGCCCAAAACAATGGAAGTCCGGGTCGACGGCCAACTCTCGCCGCGCTGCTCCGCGAAGGACGTCATCCTCACCATCATCGGCAAGATCGGCACAGCAGGCGGAACAGGCTACGTCATCGAATATACAGGGGCCGCCATTCGCGCCCTCAGCATGGAAGGCCGCATGACGCTCTGCAACATGTCGATCGAGGGCGGCGCACGGGCCGGGATGGTCGCCCCGGACGACACCACATTCACCTATATCAAAGGCCGCCCGATGGCGCCGAAGGGGGCGCTGTGGGACCAGGCCGTGGCAGCCTGGCGGCAGCTCCACACCGATACCGGCGCGAAATACGATGCCGTCGTCGAATTACGCGCCGAGACGATTGCCCCGCAAGTGACGTGGGGAACCAGCCCCGGCATGGTGACCGGCGTGGATGGGACGGTGCCAGACCCGCGTACCATGGGAGATGAGAAACTCCGTCAGGCCACAGAGCGCGCCATCGAGTACATGGCCCTCAAGCCAGGCATGCCGATTCGCGACATCAAAATCGACAAGGTGTTCATCGGGTCCTGCACCAATTCCCGGATCGAAGACCTGCGCCTGGCCGCCTCGTTCGCCAAGGGCAAGAAGGTCGCGGGCAGCGTGCACGCCATGGTCGTCCCCGGCTCCGGCCTCGTCAAGCGGCAGGCGGAACAAGAGGGCCTGGATCGCATTTTCAAGGACTCTGGATTCGAATGGCGCGAGGCGGGCTGCAGCATGTGCCTGGCCATGAATGCCGATGTCCTGCAGCCGGGGGAACGTTGCGCATCAACGAGCAACCGGAACTTCGAGGGACGCCAGGGAGCCGGAGGACGCACCCACCTGGTGTCGCCGGCCATGGCCGTGGCAGCGGCCATTGAAGGACATTTCGTCGATATCCGTCAGTGGTCATAA